The Gammaproteobacteria bacterium genome has a segment encoding these proteins:
- the greA gene encoding transcription elongation factor GreA gives MSRIPLTSGGADALRAELSRLKKEERPKIIQAIAVAREHGDLKENAEYHAAREQQSFMEGRIKELEWVLSNAQVIDVATLDPGSRVVFGATIDLLEIEANEQVTYQIVGEEEADINLGLISVTSPIARALIGREQGDEVEVAAPGGKRLYEIVEVRYV, from the coding sequence ATGAGCAGGATTCCACTGACATCCGGTGGCGCCGATGCGCTGCGCGCCGAACTTTCCCGGCTGAAAAAAGAAGAGCGCCCGAAAATTATCCAGGCGATCGCCGTTGCCCGCGAACATGGCGATCTGAAGGAAAACGCCGAGTACCATGCGGCGCGTGAGCAGCAGAGTTTTATGGAAGGGCGCATCAAGGAGCTGGAGTGGGTCTTGTCCAATGCGCAGGTTATTGACGTAGCTACGCTCGACCCGGGTTCGCGGGTGGTATTTGGTGCCACGATAGATCTGCTGGAAATCGAAGCGAACGAGCAGGTGACCTACCAGATAGTCGGCGAGGAGGAAGCCGACATCAACCTGGGCCTCATTTCAGTCACCTCGCCAATCGCGCGGGCACTGATCGGGCGCGAGCAAGGTGACGAAGTCGAAGTTGCTGCGCCCGGTGGCAAGCGGCTGTACGAAATAGTCGAGGTGCGTTACGTCTGA
- a CDS encoding YhbY family RNA-binding protein codes for MKEQEKKRLRGLGHKLRAVVIIGAAGLTPAVNAEIDLALDAHELIKVKVRVGDRVERDDVIGRICNDNAAILIQRVGNTALLYRKRPPQT; via the coding sequence ATGAAAGAACAGGAAAAGAAACGACTGCGCGGCCTCGGACACAAGCTCAGGGCAGTTGTCATCATCGGCGCTGCCGGACTGACACCCGCGGTAAACGCTGAAATTGACCTGGCGCTGGATGCTCATGAGCTGATAAAGGTGAAAGTGCGCGTCGGTGATCGGGTTGAACGGGACGATGTTATCGGCAGGATCTGCAATGACAACGCAGCCATCCTGATCCAGCGGGTCGGCAACACCGCGCTGCTGTATCGCAAGCGCCCGCCTCAGACGTAA